The Vicinamibacterales bacterium genomic interval TGCGCCCGGGGCATCCTTGGCGTTGCGGGCGTTGACATCGATCTGTGGCGGCAGATGCGTGTAGGGCGCGAAGTCGGCGGTCAGCCCAAACGAGGCGTACATCGGCATCGCCGCGGCGTCGTATTGCGTCATCGGCGGCAGTCCGAGCAGCAGTTCCATCGTCCGCAGCATCGACGAGGTCGTGTACAGGGTCGAATCGACCGCCTGGCGTTTGGTGTAGGGGCTCACCACCAGGCCCACCGTGCGCCGCGCATCCACGTGATCGGAGCCGTTCTGCGCGTCGTCCTCGATGACGAAGATGGCCGTCTCCGACCAGTAACGCGAATGACTCACCCGGTCGACGAGCTGTCCGAGCGCCCAGTCGTTGTTCGCCACGCAGGC includes:
- a CDS encoding alkaline phosphatase family protein, encoding NMQVFLEEFDDYEKNYDSRDPEKRLPNYIVMSLGENHTRGTTPGAHTPSACVANNDWALGQLVDRVSHSRYWSETAIFVIEDDAQNGSDHVDARRTVGLVVSPYTKRQAVDSTLYTTSSMLRTMELLLGLPPMTQYDAAAMPMYASFGLTADFAPYTHLPPQIDVNARNAKDAPGAKVSLTMDFSDYDLTPMFELNEVIWKSVRGVASEMPLPVSRFHFRY